A region from the Halosolutus gelatinilyticus genome encodes:
- a CDS encoding DUF7521 family protein — MNEYTILIALGNTATLVTGGAIALLAYRAFRRTGSPALRALALGFTCIVAGSVVGGAIHLLADNVALGVAVQSSITAGGFAVLLYSLFVDRSRTTIVRARGSQ, encoded by the coding sequence ATGAACGAATACACGATCCTCATCGCACTCGGGAACACGGCGACGCTCGTGACCGGCGGCGCCATCGCGCTGCTCGCCTACCGCGCGTTCCGGCGGACCGGATCGCCGGCGCTCCGGGCGCTTGCGCTCGGCTTCACCTGCATCGTCGCCGGCTCGGTCGTCGGCGGCGCCATCCACCTCCTCGCCGACAACGTCGCCCTCGGCGTCGCCGTCCAGAGTTCTATCACGGCGGGCGGCTTCGCCGTCCTGCTGTATTCGCTGTTCGTCGATCGATCGCGGACGACGATCGTGCGCGCGAGGGGGTCGCAGTGA
- a CDS encoding adenylyltransferase/cytidyltransferase family protein, with amino-acid sequence MGTFDLLHPGHVHYLEEAASMGDELHVVVANSETIDHKPAPIVPDEQRRDLVAALDVVDRARVGHPEDYSIPIRAIDPDVLVLGHDQHHDEREVAAMLDSWEIDCRVERASAREPRDDDPELLSSSAITDRILERRAADVPGRPGR; translated from the coding sequence ATGGGGACCTTCGATCTCCTTCACCCCGGCCACGTCCACTACCTCGAGGAAGCGGCCTCGATGGGCGACGAACTCCACGTCGTCGTCGCCAACTCGGAGACGATCGACCACAAACCGGCTCCGATCGTGCCGGACGAACAGCGCCGGGACCTCGTCGCGGCCCTCGACGTCGTCGATCGCGCGCGAGTCGGGCACCCCGAGGACTACTCGATTCCGATCCGCGCGATCGATCCCGACGTGCTCGTGCTCGGCCACGACCAGCACCACGACGAGCGCGAGGTCGCGGCGATGCTCGACTCCTGGGAGATCGATTGCCGCGTCGAGCGGGCGAGCGCCCGCGAACCGCGGGACGACGACCCGGAGCTTCTCTCGAGCAGCGCGATCACGGACCGGATTCTCGAGCGGCGCGCCGCCGACGTCCCCGGCCGGCCGGGTCGGTAG